A window from Myxococcota bacterium encodes these proteins:
- a CDS encoding dihydrodipicolinate reductase, which translates to MRPPYRVIQWATGSVGREALRAILIHPELELAGVLVYSAEKSGRDAGELCGAPHVGVAATDDVDAILACDADCVVYAPRHADVDEVCAILRSGKNVAATPFLFHRRSSYNEDREQIEAACREGASSLHGTGIHPGFLGMVLPVALSGMSRTIDHVRLEERADWSFYDSPRITFDNMRFGAPPEEATLEANPFARFTADIFGQQVWMLSEALGAELEEVRTDHELTIAPESKDLRAGRLEAGTVSGQRFRWTGLRGGESRIEIETLWTVGNFYPETWPKPRDGWTISIEGDPSFRTHFMALASLGRRDVTIDDHVQAAGSTTTAMQPVNSIPALCEAEPGWRTSVELGLVGAGIGFRREPIWGP; encoded by the coding sequence ATGCGTCCCCCCTACCGCGTGATCCAATGGGCCACGGGCTCGGTCGGCCGCGAAGCGCTCCGTGCGATTCTGATCCACCCCGAGCTCGAACTGGCCGGGGTCCTCGTGTACTCGGCCGAGAAGAGTGGACGCGACGCGGGGGAGCTCTGCGGCGCGCCCCACGTGGGTGTCGCCGCCACCGACGATGTCGACGCGATCCTCGCCTGCGATGCGGACTGCGTGGTGTACGCGCCAAGGCACGCCGATGTCGACGAGGTGTGCGCGATTCTCCGATCGGGGAAGAACGTCGCCGCCACTCCCTTCCTGTTCCACCGCAGGTCGAGCTACAACGAAGACCGGGAGCAGATCGAGGCGGCCTGTCGGGAGGGGGCCAGCTCCCTGCACGGCACGGGCATCCACCCGGGCTTCCTCGGCATGGTGCTGCCGGTGGCGCTCTCGGGCATGTCGCGGACGATCGACCACGTGCGACTCGAAGAACGCGCCGACTGGTCGTTCTACGACAGCCCGCGCATCACCTTCGACAACATGCGTTTCGGCGCTCCTCCCGAGGAAGCCACCCTCGAAGCCAACCCCTTCGCACGCTTCACCGCCGACATCTTCGGCCAGCAGGTGTGGATGCTCTCCGAGGCGCTCGGCGCCGAACTCGAGGAAGTCCGCACCGATCACGAGCTCACGATCGCGCCCGAGTCGAAGGACCTGCGAGCGGGCCGCCTCGAAGCGGGAACCGTGTCGGGTCAGCGTTTCCGCTGGACGGGGCTCCGCGGCGGCGAGAGCCGCATCGAGATCGAGACGCTCTGGACGGTCGGCAACTTCTATCCCGAGACCTGGCCGAAGCCGCGCGATGGTTGGACGATCTCGATCGAGGGAGATCCCTCCTTCCGGACGCACTTCATGGCCCTCGCGAGCCTCGGGCGACGCGACGTGACGATCGACGATCACGTCCAGGCGGCGGGCAGCACGACCACCGCCATGCAGCCGGTGAACTCGATCCCGGCCCTGTGCGAGGCCGAGCCGGGCTGGCGAACGAGCGTCGAGCTGGGGCTGGTCGGTGCGGGCATCGGGTTCCGACGCGAGCCGATCTGGGGTCCCTAG
- a CDS encoding FAD-dependent oxidoreductase gives MTSELTHATGTGQILIEAEDFEDYGGWVLDSQFEQEMGSPYLMAHGVGCPVADARTTISVDQGASYDLWVRAKDWVPGHHPGRFEVLVDEKSVGREFGANGQNWSWEHAGVVDLPAGEVALTLRDLTGFNGRCDALYFTSEGDVPPNEVNEESRAWRRRLRGLPDTPVDAGEWDVVVIGGGISGCAAALAAARLGQTVAFIQDRPVLGGNASTEIGLSPRGSQGALLKEFSERKANGDLMAYDLLVAEPACTVFLEHRVVAAERDDRRVIAIQTVQPRGGVERRFRAGVFIDASGTALLARLTGAETLFGREAKADFGEDLAPETADHMHHGNTLFFRTKQDGQPTPFPEVPWATEVAKKFADLRGQLVEPGTENGRGPRAPMDATVPEVEGFAFDRPVSTIPATHFWEYGQWLDPYSEAEHVRDHLLRSLIGTFSNVKNSDPQAFADLAFDWVAFVPGQGEFHRYRGDYVLTETDIRTHRVFEDAVVANDGAFCIHCAFDEGETEYDFRIKEWIWDERDSKAYVIPFRCLYSRDLDNVLAAGKHISISHVAGSNVKFMGNGAQHGIAAAGAAALCKKYGATPRGLVQHHLPELRRLVSDLGCDHEAEGAPPL, from the coding sequence GTGACGAGTGAACTCACCCACGCGACCGGGACCGGCCAGATCCTGATCGAGGCCGAAGACTTCGAGGACTACGGCGGATGGGTGCTCGATTCGCAGTTCGAGCAGGAGATGGGATCGCCGTATCTCATGGCCCACGGCGTTGGGTGCCCAGTGGCAGACGCCAGGACGACGATCAGCGTCGACCAGGGTGCCTCCTATGACCTCTGGGTGCGGGCGAAGGACTGGGTCCCCGGCCATCATCCCGGCCGCTTCGAAGTGCTCGTCGACGAGAAGTCGGTCGGCCGGGAGTTCGGGGCCAACGGACAGAACTGGTCGTGGGAGCACGCCGGTGTCGTGGACCTTCCGGCGGGCGAAGTGGCGTTGACCCTTCGTGACCTGACTGGATTCAATGGGCGATGCGATGCCCTCTACTTCACTTCCGAGGGCGACGTTCCCCCGAACGAGGTGAACGAGGAGAGCCGCGCCTGGCGGCGGCGTCTCCGTGGATTGCCCGACACGCCCGTGGATGCCGGTGAATGGGATGTGGTCGTGATCGGGGGCGGGATTTCGGGCTGCGCGGCGGCGCTTGCCGCTGCGCGCCTGGGTCAAACCGTGGCCTTCATCCAGGACCGCCCCGTGCTCGGCGGAAACGCCAGCACCGAGATCGGGCTCAGCCCCCGCGGCTCGCAGGGCGCGCTGCTGAAAGAGTTCTCCGAGCGCAAGGCCAACGGCGACCTGATGGCGTACGACCTGCTCGTGGCCGAGCCAGCCTGCACCGTGTTCCTCGAGCACCGGGTCGTGGCCGCCGAACGGGACGATCGCAGGGTGATCGCCATCCAGACCGTGCAGCCGCGCGGCGGCGTCGAGAGGCGTTTTCGGGCCGGCGTCTTCATCGATGCGAGCGGAACGGCTCTCCTCGCGAGGTTGACTGGCGCGGAAACCCTGTTCGGTCGCGAAGCCAAGGCGGATTTCGGGGAAGACCTTGCCCCCGAAACGGCCGACCACATGCACCATGGCAACACTCTGTTCTTCCGGACGAAACAGGACGGTCAGCCGACGCCGTTCCCGGAGGTTCCGTGGGCCACCGAAGTAGCGAAGAAGTTCGCCGATCTTCGCGGCCAGCTCGTGGAACCCGGCACCGAGAACGGCCGGGGGCCCCGCGCTCCCATGGACGCCACGGTTCCCGAGGTCGAAGGCTTCGCCTTCGACCGACCCGTTTCCACGATCCCGGCCACGCATTTCTGGGAGTACGGGCAGTGGCTCGACCCGTATTCGGAAGCAGAGCACGTTCGAGATCATCTGCTGCGCAGCCTGATCGGTACTTTCTCGAACGTGAAGAACTCGGACCCGCAGGCGTTCGCCGACCTGGCCTTCGACTGGGTCGCCTTCGTTCCGGGGCAGGGAGAATTCCACCGCTACCGTGGCGACTACGTCCTCACGGAAACGGACATCCGTACCCACAGAGTGTTCGAGGATGCCGTCGTGGCGAACGACGGCGCCTTCTGCATCCACTGCGCATTCGACGAAGGCGAGACGGAGTACGACTTCCGCATCAAGGAATGGATCTGGGACGAGCGGGACAGCAAAGCCTACGTGATTCCGTTCCGCTGCTTGTACTCCAGGGACCTCGACAACGTGCTCGCGGCCGGAAAGCACATCAGCATTTCGCATGTAGCCGGATCGAACGTGAAGTTCATGGGCAACGGCGCTCAGCATGGGATCGCGGCAGCGGGCGCAGCCGCCCTCTGCAAGAAGTACGGCGCCACCCCACGAGGGCTGGTTCAGCATCACCTTCCCGAGCTGCGACGCTTGGTCTCGGATCTCGGCTGCGATCACGAGGCGGAGGGCGCGCCGCCGCTCTAG
- a CDS encoding MBL fold metallo-hydrolase — protein sequence MSSKLVWGLVALAIIGSVAIWQRHRIIVPLATTGAPVPHVEDAPPVPGGRVFGDDAHFTIVALDEQTFAIAEPRSWARNVNYLILGSERALLFDAGVGHYDIRPVVASLTDLPLTFMPSHFHYDHTGQGAWPSLAVVDLPHLRERAEGNRLPLSWGEHLGPSEAIDVPVWEVTEWIAPNATIDLGGRELVLLYTPGHTDNSVSLFDVERQLMFTGDFLTSSGSLSSFLPTSNLGDYLQSADKVLARTEALQRMVFRGAHASPANEIPNESRETLTSLRDGLRAIRAGEIEGEGAYPVVYRIREDMTLTTEPAWLQDWTPSYPNGHAVH from the coding sequence ATGTCATCGAAGCTCGTCTGGGGGCTCGTCGCCCTGGCCATCATCGGCTCCGTCGCGATCTGGCAGCGCCACCGCATCATCGTGCCGCTGGCCACCACCGGTGCCCCGGTTCCTCACGTCGAGGATGCGCCCCCGGTCCCGGGTGGGCGCGTGTTCGGGGACGACGCGCACTTCACCATCGTGGCGCTCGACGAGCAGACCTTCGCGATCGCCGAGCCGCGCTCCTGGGCGCGCAACGTCAACTATCTGATCCTCGGCTCCGAACGCGCGCTGCTCTTCGACGCGGGCGTCGGCCACTACGACATCCGGCCCGTCGTCGCGTCGCTCACGGACCTTCCGCTCACCTTCATGCCCTCCCACTTCCACTACGACCACACGGGCCAGGGAGCTTGGCCGAGCCTCGCCGTCGTCGACCTGCCGCATCTTCGGGAGCGCGCCGAGGGCAACCGGCTTCCACTCTCCTGGGGCGAGCACCTGGGTCCGAGCGAGGCGATCGATGTCCCGGTCTGGGAAGTGACCGAGTGGATCGCGCCGAATGCGACGATCGACCTCGGCGGACGGGAGCTCGTCCTCCTGTACACGCCCGGACACACGGACAACTCGGTGTCGCTCTTCGATGTCGAACGACAGCTGATGTTCACCGGCGACTTCCTGACGAGCAGCGGATCACTTAGCTCGTTCCTGCCGACCTCGAACCTCGGCGACTACCTCCAATCCGCCGACAAGGTCCTCGCGCGAACCGAGGCACTGCAGCGGATGGTCTTCCGCGGCGCTCACGCGTCGCCGGCGAACGAGATTCCAAACGAGTCGCGGGAGACCCTCACCTCCCTGCGCGATGGGCTGCGCGCCATCCGCGCCGGAGAGATCGAGGGCGAGGGCGCGTATCCGGTCGTGTACCGCATCCGCGAAGACATGACGCTGACGACCGAGCCGGCCTGGCTCCAGGACTGGACACCGAGCTACCCGAACGGCCACGCGGTGCATTGA
- a CDS encoding DsbA family protein encodes MATKHLTYVFSIRSPYAWLATRGVVPRVGSDVEIDWVPFLPLPGFENFETPIVPAKATHNLQDILRFAKFFELRVGRPPVDEPEWKPAHTAFLRAKDLGRGAEFAIEMTRMRWEEGLRVSGLDAIGVAAERVGLEPEEVREAAVDPEQQTALCDLVRQNYDEAGIFGVPMFVLPSGERFWGQDRLLWALEQGYI; translated from the coding sequence ATGGCGACCAAGCACCTGACCTACGTGTTCAGTATCCGAAGTCCGTACGCTTGGCTCGCAACCCGAGGGGTCGTCCCTCGCGTCGGTTCGGATGTCGAGATCGACTGGGTGCCCTTTCTCCCGCTACCGGGATTCGAGAACTTCGAGACCCCGATCGTCCCGGCGAAGGCCACGCACAACCTGCAGGACATCCTGCGGTTCGCGAAGTTCTTCGAGCTCCGGGTCGGGCGACCGCCCGTCGACGAGCCGGAGTGGAAACCCGCCCATACGGCCTTCTTGCGCGCCAAGGACCTCGGCCGGGGCGCGGAGTTCGCGATCGAGATGACGCGAATGCGGTGGGAGGAGGGCCTCCGCGTATCCGGGCTCGATGCGATCGGTGTTGCCGCGGAGAGGGTCGGGCTGGAACCCGAGGAGGTTCGCGAGGCGGCCGTGGATCCGGAGCAGCAGACGGCGCTCTGCGATCTCGTTCGCCAGAACTACGACGAGGCCGGCATCTTTGGCGTTCCGATGTTCGTACTGCCCTCTGGCGAGCGGTTCTGGGGCCAGGATCGCCTCTTGTGGGCCCTGGAACAGGGATACATCTGA
- a CDS encoding TetR/AcrR family transcriptional regulator has translation MRKSPQQARATKTVERLLEAAKALIEERGLEGFNTNLLAERAGVRVPSVYRYFPNKQAIVATLYRQLTEKWHTDFDEAYRRLADPDLDWRETCDALGTRLLTHLLSSNSHLAIRRAMRANEALIEIERADNELLASRFAEVVAPRVRGHREEQLVVVGRTWINAMSAIVDVALELPPAEQEAQFRENFLLVRSYLAAYLD, from the coding sequence ATGCGGAAGTCACCGCAGCAGGCCCGCGCCACCAAGACCGTCGAACGCTTGCTCGAGGCCGCGAAGGCCCTCATCGAGGAACGGGGTCTCGAGGGCTTCAATACGAACCTGCTTGCCGAGCGCGCGGGCGTGCGGGTGCCCTCGGTCTACCGGTACTTCCCGAACAAGCAGGCGATCGTCGCAACGCTCTACCGGCAGCTGACCGAGAAGTGGCACACCGACTTCGACGAGGCGTACCGTCGTCTCGCCGACCCCGACCTCGACTGGCGCGAGACCTGCGACGCGCTGGGGACTCGCCTTCTCACGCACTTGCTGAGCTCGAACTCCCACCTCGCAATCCGACGGGCCATGCGCGCGAACGAGGCGCTGATCGAGATCGAGCGCGCCGACAACGAACTCCTGGCGAGTCGATTCGCGGAGGTCGTCGCGCCGCGCGTCCGCGGCCATCGCGAGGAGCAGCTGGTCGTCGTGGGGCGCACCTGGATCAATGCGATGTCGGCGATCGTGGACGTCGCCCTGGAACTCCCTCCGGCGGAACAGGAGGCGCAGTTCCGCGAGAACTTCCTGCTGGTTCGTTCGTATCTGGCCGCGTATCTGGATTGA
- a CDS encoding NAD(P)/FAD-dependent oxidoreductase has translation MSGIEEPSFDPDALRARYADERRKRLREDGVDQYLDVSGDLAHFGDRDPYAKQPLTREAVTEEPDVAIIGGGFSGMLAAARLTTEGVESFRILEAGADFGGTWYWNRYPGAQCDTESYLYLPLLEELGYMPKEKYAYADEILEHSQRIGEHFRLYERTLFQTRATSLRWDEVRGRWRVETDRGDAILARFVITALGTITRPKLPGVPGITDFEGPAFHSCRWDYGVTGGDSTGGMHALADKKVAVIGTGATAIQIVPRVARDAGHVFLFQRTPSTVGLRLNQPTDPTWFASLAPGWQDERRENFAAFADGRRPEVDLVDDSWTRIFRAISSPKGANRPKTREERNRIVELQDFAQMEALRRRIDETVDDPEVAEALKPWYRVMCKRPTFNDEYLPAFNRDNVTLVDVSAAKGIERITPTGVVANGSEFEVDLIVFATGYHVTRDIKLRVGIDIEGRDGVLLHDHWADGLRTLHGFTTRGFPNWFYLGVSQNAFSVNMTSMFDQQARHIAYLIGEAQRRGATLVEPSESGQQAWCDLIQEMTPDGPGFLADCTPGYYNQEGAATEANGFLGAYTPGLSAFGRLLEEWRADGKLDGLELRTRA, from the coding sequence ATGAGCGGAATCGAAGAACCGTCTTTCGACCCGGACGCCCTGCGCGCCCGCTATGCAGACGAGCGGCGCAAGCGATTGCGCGAGGACGGAGTCGACCAGTATCTGGACGTCAGCGGTGATCTCGCCCACTTCGGAGATCGGGACCCGTACGCGAAGCAACCCCTCACGCGCGAGGCGGTGACCGAAGAGCCCGATGTCGCGATCATCGGCGGCGGGTTCAGCGGGATGCTCGCCGCGGCGCGCCTCACGACCGAGGGCGTCGAGTCGTTCCGGATCCTCGAAGCGGGAGCCGACTTCGGCGGCACCTGGTACTGGAACCGCTACCCGGGCGCCCAGTGCGACACCGAGTCCTATCTGTACCTGCCGCTCCTCGAAGAGCTCGGCTACATGCCGAAGGAGAAGTACGCCTACGCGGACGAGATTCTCGAGCACAGCCAGCGCATCGGTGAGCACTTTCGGCTCTACGAGCGCACGCTCTTCCAGACGCGCGCCACCTCCCTGCGCTGGGACGAGGTACGCGGACGCTGGCGCGTCGAGACCGATCGGGGCGATGCGATCCTGGCACGCTTCGTGATCACGGCGCTCGGCACGATCACGCGCCCGAAACTCCCGGGCGTGCCGGGGATCACCGACTTCGAGGGGCCGGCCTTCCACTCGTGCCGCTGGGACTACGGCGTCACGGGCGGCGACTCGACGGGCGGGATGCACGCGCTCGCCGACAAGAAGGTCGCGGTCATCGGCACCGGCGCGACCGCGATCCAGATCGTCCCCCGCGTCGCGCGGGACGCCGGCCACGTCTTCCTCTTCCAGCGGACGCCCTCGACCGTGGGCCTGCGCCTGAATCAGCCGACCGACCCGACGTGGTTCGCCTCCCTCGCGCCCGGCTGGCAGGACGAGCGACGCGAGAACTTCGCGGCCTTCGCGGACGGCAGACGTCCGGAGGTCGACCTCGTCGACGACTCCTGGACCCGGATCTTCCGCGCGATCAGCTCGCCGAAAGGCGCGAACCGCCCCAAGACGCGCGAGGAGCGCAACCGGATCGTCGAGCTCCAGGACTTCGCCCAGATGGAAGCGCTGCGGAGGCGGATCGACGAGACGGTTGATGACCCGGAAGTCGCCGAGGCGCTGAAGCCCTGGTACCGGGTGATGTGCAAGCGCCCGACCTTCAACGACGAGTACCTGCCCGCGTTCAATCGCGACAACGTGACGCTGGTCGACGTCAGCGCGGCAAAGGGGATCGAGCGGATCACCCCGACGGGCGTCGTCGCCAATGGGAGCGAGTTCGAGGTCGACCTGATCGTCTTCGCCACGGGCTATCACGTCACCCGCGACATCAAACTTCGCGTCGGCATCGACATCGAGGGACGGGACGGCGTGCTTCTTCACGACCACTGGGCCGATGGCCTGCGTACCCTCCACGGGTTCACGACGCGGGGCTTTCCGAACTGGTTCTACCTCGGCGTGTCGCAGAACGCGTTCAGCGTGAACATGACCTCGATGTTCGACCAGCAGGCCCGCCACATCGCCTACCTGATCGGCGAGGCCCAGCGCCGAGGCGCCACCCTCGTCGAGCCGAGCGAATCGGGACAGCAGGCCTGGTGCGACCTCATCCAGGAGATGACGCCCGACGGGCCCGGGTTCCTCGCCGATTGCACCCCGGGCTACTACAACCAGGAAGGCGCGGCGACCGAGGCGAATGGCTTCCTCGGGGCCTACACCCCCGGACTCAGCGCGTTCGGTCGGCTCCTCGAAGAGTGGCGGGCCGACGGAAAGCTCGACGGCCTCGAGCTCCGCACGCGGGCTTGA
- a CDS encoding methyltransferase, producing the protein AAAPRSRSVLAIDLNPDAIHTTRRNAERLGIENLETRRLDLTREAVAGSFEVVLCGPPFSEVQLDDVRQRWAGARAFTPLVFARAEEWLHAGGTLIVHHLANAGARLEALGLRHGFRLREARPNHEKPLRLQLLALLYAQVGLRTAFYVFERTADDEPSIAST; encoded by the coding sequence CGCCGCGGCGCCACGCAGCCGGTCGGTGCTGGCCATCGATCTGAACCCGGACGCGATCCATACGACGCGAAGGAACGCCGAGCGTCTCGGCATCGAGAATCTGGAAACGCGTCGACTCGACCTGACGCGGGAAGCCGTTGCGGGCTCCTTCGAGGTCGTGCTGTGTGGGCCACCGTTCTCGGAAGTCCAGCTCGACGATGTCCGGCAGCGCTGGGCCGGCGCCCGCGCGTTCACGCCGCTCGTCTTCGCCCGCGCCGAGGAATGGCTCCACGCGGGCGGCACGCTGATCGTGCATCACCTGGCGAACGCGGGAGCTCGTCTCGAAGCGCTTGGGCTTCGGCACGGTTTCCGGCTGCGCGAGGCGCGCCCCAACCACGAGAAGCCCCTGCGTCTACAGCTCCTCGCATTGCTGTACGCCCAGGTCGGACTGCGTACGGCCTTCTATGTGTTCGAGCGAACCGCGGACGACGAACCCTCGATCGCTTCGACCTAG
- a CDS encoding FAD-binding oxidoreductase: MSVEHPFLDISPWFQMPDDVQPALETDTTADVVIVGGGYTGLSAALTLKAAGMDVVVLEKDVAGSGASGRNAGHVTPTIGKDLPTLLKLFGEERAKALVRFADYATEYCEGVLERYQIPCDYRPSGNIIGGVHPKHEAKLERAAKTAQRLGAAVRYLGPGEMRERGIPPAFVCGVLEERGGTLNPGRYVLGLRRAALEAGVRLHEGTAVTSIQDGERVRVVATHGSVRAPHAILATNAYTDSTGRRRRHVVPLRVSLFETEPIPEAALRELGWEGREGIYTAHEALENFRLTSHGTLTGGSKVVRYRFGSQRAPGRDPGAFAAIEGAFRERFPTLRETRIAHFWGGWIGITLDLLPQLGVEGTHRNVHFAIGFNGHGVPQATLSGAMIAERILGKEHPQATALDRRLWRWPVEPFRWAGAAMINGGMALADRRTDRQVRQLARR; encoded by the coding sequence ATGTCTGTTGAGCATCCCTTTCTCGACATCAGCCCGTGGTTCCAGATGCCGGACGACGTACAGCCCGCGTTGGAGACGGATACGACTGCCGACGTCGTGATCGTCGGCGGCGGCTACACGGGGCTCTCGGCAGCGCTGACGCTCAAAGCAGCAGGGATGGACGTCGTCGTGCTGGAGAAGGACGTCGCCGGGTCGGGCGCGAGCGGTCGAAACGCCGGGCACGTGACACCGACGATCGGCAAGGACCTACCGACACTCCTCAAGCTCTTCGGTGAAGAGCGGGCGAAGGCACTCGTGCGCTTTGCGGACTACGCAACCGAGTATTGCGAGGGAGTCCTCGAGCGGTACCAGATACCCTGCGACTACAGACCGAGCGGCAACATCATTGGTGGAGTCCACCCGAAACACGAGGCGAAGCTCGAGCGCGCCGCCAAGACCGCGCAACGCCTCGGCGCGGCCGTTCGCTACTTGGGCCCGGGCGAAATGCGAGAGCGAGGCATTCCGCCCGCCTTCGTGTGCGGTGTGCTCGAAGAGCGCGGCGGCACGCTGAACCCCGGTAGGTATGTCCTCGGACTTCGCCGGGCCGCACTGGAGGCGGGCGTCCGGCTGCACGAGGGGACCGCGGTGACGAGCATTCAGGACGGAGAGCGCGTCCGGGTGGTCGCGACGCACGGATCCGTCCGGGCCCCCCACGCGATCCTCGCGACGAACGCCTACACCGACAGCACGGGCCGACGCCGGCGCCACGTGGTTCCGCTGCGTGTCTCTCTCTTCGAAACCGAACCGATCCCCGAAGCCGCCCTACGCGAGCTCGGCTGGGAAGGCCGCGAGGGCATCTATACCGCCCACGAAGCCCTCGAGAACTTCCGCCTTACCTCACATGGAACCCTCACCGGTGGCTCCAAGGTCGTTCGCTACCGATTCGGAAGCCAGCGAGCGCCGGGGCGGGATCCCGGAGCGTTCGCGGCCATCGAAGGCGCGTTCCGCGAGCGGTTCCCGACGCTCCGCGAGACGCGGATCGCGCATTTCTGGGGCGGCTGGATCGGCATCACCCTCGACCTGCTCCCCCAGCTGGGCGTCGAGGGAACTCATCGAAACGTGCACTTCGCCATCGGCTTCAATGGCCACGGCGTGCCCCAAGCGACACTCTCCGGCGCAATGATTGCCGAACGGATCCTCGGCAAGGAGCATCCGCAGGCCACCGCGCTGGATCGACGGCTCTGGCGCTGGCCCGTCGAACCCTTCCGCTGGGCCGGCGCGGCGATGATCAATGGCGGTATGGCGCTCGCCGACCGACGCACCGATCGCCAGGTGCGGCAACTCGCCCGTCGCTGA